From a region of the Georgenia yuyongxinii genome:
- a CDS encoding Fic family protein: MTDVHTALAALTQLDGVTEAADRAREASAALRWHEGLRRRWREARAETAVRSAVADAALAGARVESGWLRAQVASGAARTMHAASDRPASSTSDRSADDRPADGPPTGPGEALALAAWRGQAHVGELLGDLGGRGTAPAVPAAELLAGLHRDLTAHLALAGAVPDAAVGRPRSADQRPREPGPDGIDGAPVGEELEVRLAALRAVLEARDAPALARVAVAHAEIVTLRPFLVGNGQLGRVVARLLAVRSGLEPTGVAVLDTYAAADPGRYRRALAGYASGTPAGVAAWLTFQADAVVAGCQAGAEVATAVLAGRVQPR; the protein is encoded by the coding sequence ATGACCGACGTGCACACCGCCCTGGCGGCGCTCACCCAGCTCGACGGTGTCACGGAGGCGGCCGACCGGGCCCGTGAGGCGAGCGCGGCGCTGCGCTGGCACGAGGGGCTGCGCCGGCGCTGGCGGGAGGCGCGGGCGGAGACGGCGGTGCGCTCCGCCGTCGCCGATGCCGCGCTGGCGGGCGCACGGGTGGAGTCCGGCTGGCTGCGCGCCCAGGTGGCCTCCGGCGCCGCGCGCACCATGCACGCCGCGTCCGACCGGCCCGCGAGCTCGACATCTGACCGCTCCGCAGACGACCGGCCCGCGGACGGGCCACCGACCGGCCCCGGCGAGGCTCTCGCGCTCGCGGCGTGGCGCGGTCAGGCGCACGTTGGCGAGCTGCTCGGCGACCTCGGTGGCCGCGGCACCGCGCCGGCGGTCCCGGCCGCCGAGCTTCTCGCCGGGCTGCACCGCGACCTCACCGCGCACCTGGCCCTTGCCGGCGCGGTGCCGGATGCGGCCGTGGGACGGCCCCGCAGCGCGGACCAGCGGCCTCGTGAACCGGGGCCCGACGGAATCGACGGGGCGCCGGTCGGTGAGGAGCTCGAGGTGCGCCTGGCGGCGCTGCGTGCCGTGCTCGAGGCCCGGGACGCGCCCGCGCTGGCCCGGGTCGCGGTGGCCCACGCCGAGATCGTCACGCTACGACCGTTCCTGGTCGGCAACGGCCAGCTCGGCCGCGTCGTCGCGCGGCTCCTCGCGGTCCGCTCCGGGCTCGAGCCCACCGGGGTGGCGGTGCTCGACACCTACGCGGCCGCCGATCCGGGGCGGTACCGGCGGGCACTCGCCGGGTACGCCTCCGGGACCCCGGCGGGGGTGGCCGCCTGGCTGACGTTCCAGGCGGACGCCGTCGTCGCCGGTTGTCAGGCGGGTGCGGAGGTGGCGACGGCGGTGCTCGCCGGCCGCGTCCAGCCCCGCTGA
- a CDS encoding type II secretion system F family protein, with translation MVLALLSVLPWALPGRAALVRRTRARTARDARAAAIRVPPGVDVAVLLDLADAALGAGASVPGTLQAIGRAVDPMGTAPAGAVGPALRQAGSALLLGAPWAEAWAMTPPGLRPLVDALEPAWQDGAAPGPLLRRAAAAVRADRQQHAQEAAARLGVRLVLPLGLCFLPAFVLLGIVPVVLAAGGGLLG, from the coding sequence ATGGTGCTCGCGCTGCTGAGTGTGCTGCCGTGGGCGCTGCCAGGCCGCGCGGCCCTCGTCCGGCGGACCCGTGCCCGCACCGCACGGGACGCACGGGCGGCGGCCATCCGCGTCCCGCCGGGGGTCGACGTCGCCGTCCTGCTCGATCTCGCCGACGCGGCGCTCGGCGCGGGGGCCTCCGTGCCCGGCACCCTCCAGGCGATCGGCCGCGCCGTGGACCCGATGGGCACGGCGCCGGCGGGCGCCGTCGGACCCGCCCTACGGCAGGCGGGATCGGCTCTACTCCTTGGCGCGCCGTGGGCCGAGGCCTGGGCGATGACGCCGCCCGGGCTGCGTCCTCTCGTCGACGCCCTCGAGCCGGCCTGGCAGGACGGCGCCGCGCCGGGACCGCTGCTGCGCCGCGCCGCGGCTGCCGTTCGGGCCGACCGTCAGCAGCACGCCCAGGAGGCGGCCGCGCGGCTCGGCGTGCGCCTCGTGCTGCCCCTGGGACTGTGCTTCCTCCCTGCGTTCGTGCTCCTGGGCATCGTGCCTGTCGTCCTCGCCGCGGGCGGGGGGCTGCTCGGGTGA
- a CDS encoding Rv3654c family TadE-like protein, which yields MGTGRTERDGRTVQPGSRPGDGRERGSGTVLGLALVVVLVILTVAVVGLARAVHARGTAQSAADLAALAAASALHRAGGSIDDPCTVAAHVVEANDAEPAGCTVSGAVVEVRARVVVLGQSDGVLVARANARAGPAR from the coding sequence ATGGGGACCGGACGGACCGAACGGGACGGGCGGACGGTACAGCCAGGGTCGCGCCCCGGTGACGGCAGGGAGCGCGGGTCGGGCACGGTGCTCGGCCTGGCGCTCGTCGTGGTGCTGGTCATCCTTACCGTCGCGGTCGTCGGTCTCGCCCGGGCGGTGCATGCCCGCGGTACCGCCCAGAGCGCCGCGGACCTCGCCGCGCTCGCCGCAGCCTCTGCCCTTCACCGAGCAGGTGGCTCGATCGACGACCCGTGCACGGTGGCCGCGCATGTGGTCGAGGCCAACGACGCCGAGCCCGCCGGGTGCACGGTCAGCGGGGCGGTCGTGGAGGTCCGCGCCCGGGTGGTCGTCCTCGGGCAGTCCGACGGTGTGCTGGTGGCCCGCGCCAACGCCCGCGCCGGACCGGCGCGCTGA
- a CDS encoding LysE family translocator — MEPAALAMFSGIAAAMVAVPGPDWVFVLAAGTRNRVVLPAVTGLMIGYALITTAVALGVGPVVAAQPVILTTLSIAGAGYLAYLGIGILRSARTAAPAGAAAHDTPCWGAFIRRGIGVTALNPKALLLFLAILPQFARPSAPWPMPAQLAVLGAVFIAFAAVFYTMLGYLADRVFGPRPRLNAIISRVAGIAMLAVGALMLGEQAIHAWPGNA; from the coding sequence ATGGAACCGGCAGCACTCGCGATGTTCAGCGGCATCGCAGCGGCGATGGTGGCGGTCCCCGGTCCGGATTGGGTGTTCGTGCTTGCGGCCGGCACCCGGAACCGTGTCGTCCTACCGGCGGTGACCGGGTTGATGATCGGCTATGCGCTCATCACCACGGCGGTCGCGCTCGGCGTCGGCCCCGTGGTCGCCGCGCAGCCGGTCATCTTGACGACGCTGTCGATCGCCGGCGCCGGGTACCTGGCGTATCTCGGCATCGGCATTCTCAGGTCCGCGCGCACCGCGGCGCCCGCAGGTGCCGCCGCCCACGACACTCCTTGTTGGGGGGCGTTCATCCGCCGAGGAATCGGCGTGACGGCCCTGAACCCCAAGGCACTGCTGCTCTTCCTGGCGATCCTTCCGCAGTTCGCGCGTCCCTCTGCCCCCTGGCCGATGCCGGCACAGCTTGCCGTGCTGGGAGCTGTGTTCATCGCGTTCGCGGCCGTGTTCTACACGATGCTCGGCTACCTCGCAGACCGCGTCTTCGGCCCACGCCCGCGCCTGAACGCCATCATCTCGCGAGTCGCCGGCATCGCGATGCTCGCCGTCGGGGCGCTCATGCTGGGAGAACAGGCAATTCACGCCTGGCCGGGGAACGCCTGA
- a CDS encoding MBL fold metallo-hydrolase, protein MNTPTHPAYEVPRAVTGFASVVLCHNPGAMELEGTNTWILRAPGVDGCVVVDPGPADAPAHTAAVTAACSTDGGRVEALLVTHRHHDHTGGLDALAARTGAPVRAWSSDFCRGAAPLRDREVVQAAGLRITVLHTPGHTADSISLLVEHQPPASKHTPHLAAPPERALLTGDTVLGRGTTVLDPADGSLAQYMDSLNLLIDQGRDGVMLPGHGPERPDVVAVAREYRRHREQRLVEIRRALDELGLPPTAADPMAVVAKVYADVDRALWAAARMSVEAQLDYLAGR, encoded by the coding sequence ATGAACACTCCCACCCACCCCGCCTACGAGGTTCCGCGGGCCGTTACCGGCTTCGCGTCGGTGGTGCTGTGCCACAACCCCGGCGCGATGGAGCTTGAGGGCACCAACACCTGGATCCTGCGAGCCCCGGGCGTCGACGGATGCGTTGTGGTCGACCCGGGCCCGGCGGACGCACCGGCCCACACCGCCGCGGTGACCGCCGCATGCTCAACCGACGGCGGCCGCGTCGAAGCCCTCCTCGTCACCCACCGCCACCACGACCACACCGGCGGCCTCGACGCGCTCGCCGCGCGCACCGGAGCTCCCGTGCGCGCATGGTCCAGCGACTTCTGCCGCGGCGCGGCGCCGTTGCGTGACCGGGAGGTCGTCCAGGCAGCGGGCCTGCGAATCACCGTCCTGCACACCCCGGGGCACACCGCCGACTCGATCAGTCTCCTGGTCGAACATCAGCCGCCGGCCTCGAAGCACACACCGCACCTAGCCGCGCCGCCGGAGCGCGCTCTCCTCACGGGCGACACGGTTCTGGGCCGCGGCACCACCGTCCTCGACCCCGCCGACGGCAGCCTGGCGCAGTACATGGACTCCCTGAACCTCCTGATCGACCAGGGCCGTGACGGCGTCATGCTGCCCGGCCACGGCCCCGAGCGTCCCGACGTCGTCGCCGTTGCCCGCGAGTACAGGCGCCACCGCGAACAGCGCCTGGTCGAGATCCGGCGGGCGCTCGACGAGCTGGGCCTGCCGCCGACCGCGGCGGACCCGATGGCAGTGGTGGCGAAGGTGTACGCCGACGTGGACCGGGCCCTCTGGGCGGCGGCCCGCATGTCCGTCGAGGCCCAGCTGGACTACCTGGCGGGACGCTGA
- the ssd gene encoding septum site-determining protein Ssd has translation MALHGADDTVAAQVRRLAELAGTEVVVVPAGEEVAAALVLTEVGGPGRLRVRVDPARLATMPDGAAAPAVVVLPGEAEVLLDLMVAVGARHRAHTVGVVGAHGGAGASVLAATLARAAAGAGSATAVVDMDPAGGGLDVLLGVEHDPGQRWADLGSETGAILPQRLALALPEWHLVRVLSGDRRGGAPLDRVARSAVRALGQGHDVVVLDLPRQVLAAGPAGDLWLRWCADVVLLGRSGVRGGAAVLAAAPLLVAHGRAHLVMRAAAGEGGDAAELAEAAGLPLAATMRDERALAAGIEQGLSPGDQRRGHLRTAARGLVARLGLGP, from the coding sequence GTGGCACTGCACGGCGCGGACGACACCGTCGCGGCGCAGGTGCGGCGCCTCGCGGAGCTCGCCGGGACCGAGGTGGTGGTCGTCCCGGCCGGGGAGGAGGTCGCCGCGGCGCTGGTGCTGACCGAGGTCGGTGGGCCGGGGCGGCTGCGGGTGCGGGTGGACCCGGCCCGGCTCGCCACCATGCCCGACGGCGCGGCGGCGCCCGCCGTCGTCGTGCTCCCCGGCGAGGCGGAGGTGCTCCTCGACCTCATGGTGGCCGTCGGTGCGCGGCACCGGGCGCACACCGTCGGGGTCGTCGGCGCGCACGGCGGAGCCGGCGCGTCCGTACTGGCCGCCACGCTCGCCCGCGCTGCCGCAGGGGCCGGCTCGGCCACCGCGGTGGTGGACATGGACCCCGCGGGCGGCGGGCTCGACGTCCTGCTCGGGGTCGAGCACGACCCCGGCCAGCGGTGGGCCGACCTCGGCTCCGAGACGGGCGCGATCCTGCCACAGCGCCTCGCCCTCGCCCTGCCCGAGTGGCACCTCGTGCGGGTGCTCTCCGGGGACCGGCGCGGCGGCGCGCCCCTGGACCGCGTGGCACGCTCGGCGGTCCGCGCGCTCGGCCAGGGCCACGACGTCGTCGTGCTCGACCTGCCCCGCCAGGTCCTGGCCGCCGGGCCCGCCGGGGACCTGTGGCTGCGGTGGTGCGCGGACGTGGTGCTGCTCGGGCGCAGCGGGGTGCGCGGCGGGGCGGCGGTGCTCGCGGCGGCCCCGCTGCTCGTCGCCCACGGCCGGGCCCACCTGGTCATGCGTGCGGCGGCGGGCGAGGGCGGGGACGCCGCCGAGCTGGCCGAGGCGGCCGGCCTGCCGCTGGCGGCGACCATGCGAGACGAACGTGCCCTCGCGGCGGGCATCGAGCAGGGCCTGAGCCCGGGCGACCAGCGCCGCGGGCACCTGCGCACCGCCGCCCGCGGGCTCGTGGCCCGGCTGGGGCTGGGGCCGTGA
- a CDS encoding DUF4244 domain-containing protein, with protein MTIRRRWGQARTSLGRRVARLRKQDEAGMATAEYAVGTVAAASLAGVLLAILKSEWVRELISDLIRSALGLG; from the coding sequence ATGACGATTCGACGGCGGTGGGGGCAGGCCCGGACGTCACTGGGGCGGCGGGTCGCCCGCCTCCGTAAGCAGGACGAGGCCGGCATGGCGACGGCCGAGTACGCCGTGGGGACCGTGGCGGCCGCATCGCTGGCCGGCGTCCTGCTTGCGATCCTGAAGAGCGAGTGGGTGCGGGAGCTCATCTCCGACCTCATCCGCTCGGCGCTCGGCCTGGGATGA
- a CDS encoding TadE family type IV pilus minor pilin — MTASSPAVGGLACPPPGGRSQAATHAPRDRGHGRRERGGVTAELAIVLPGVVLLLLALLTAASAALTQVRVADAARAGARAVALGEPHTVIIDMTARLAGEGASVRVASDGPFVVVEVARDLPGPLRLTDLVARATARAVPEPGAP, encoded by the coding sequence ATGACCGCGTCCTCACCGGCGGTGGGCGGGCTCGCCTGCCCGCCGCCGGGCGGCCGGTCCCAGGCCGCCACCCATGCGCCCCGGGACCGTGGCCACGGCCGGCGGGAGCGAGGCGGCGTCACGGCCGAGCTGGCGATCGTGCTGCCGGGAGTCGTGCTGCTGCTGCTCGCCCTGCTCACGGCCGCGAGCGCGGCCCTGACCCAGGTGCGCGTCGCCGACGCCGCCCGTGCCGGGGCGCGGGCCGTGGCGCTCGGAGAGCCGCACACGGTGATCATCGACATGACCGCCAGGCTCGCCGGCGAGGGGGCGTCGGTGCGGGTCGCGAGCGACGGCCCCTTCGTGGTCGTCGAGGTCGCGCGCGACCTGCCGGGCCCGCTCCGCCTGACCGACCTGGTGGCCCGGGCGACTGCCAGGGCCGTGCCCGAGCCGGGGGCGCCGTGA
- a CDS encoding HAD family hydrolase, giving the protein MSAEPASAPRAAFFDLDKTVLSTASSVTLARPLLAAGLLTRADLLRSAAAQLGYVLVGADRRRSERVREQLSLMVDGWEEPRFRKVVEGALSTFVQPRVYREAVELIQRHHDDGADVVVVSASAEDVVRPIAAMLGADEVIASAMEVVDGHFTGRVARYVFGPAKADAIRALAAQRGYDLAACAAYSDSVTDLPMLEAVGHPVAVNPDRALRRTAVARGWPVHHFARPVPLRTWWTRPLRVGAGSAVVVGLVAAGATVLRRAHRAH; this is encoded by the coding sequence ATGAGCGCGGAGCCTGCGAGCGCTCCCAGAGCGGCGTTCTTCGACCTGGACAAGACCGTGCTGTCCACCGCCTCATCGGTCACGCTCGCCCGGCCGCTGCTCGCCGCCGGCCTGCTCACCCGGGCGGACCTGCTGCGCTCTGCCGCGGCGCAGCTGGGCTACGTGCTCGTGGGCGCTGACCGGCGGCGCAGCGAGCGGGTGCGCGAGCAGCTGTCCCTCATGGTCGACGGCTGGGAGGAGCCCCGTTTCCGCAAGGTCGTGGAGGGGGCGCTCAGCACGTTCGTCCAGCCCCGCGTCTACCGGGAGGCGGTCGAGCTCATTCAGCGCCACCACGACGACGGCGCGGACGTGGTCGTCGTCTCGGCGTCGGCCGAGGACGTGGTGCGCCCCATCGCGGCGATGCTCGGCGCGGACGAGGTCATCGCCTCGGCCATGGAGGTGGTCGACGGGCACTTCACGGGCCGCGTCGCGCGCTACGTCTTTGGCCCCGCGAAGGCGGACGCCATCCGTGCCCTCGCCGCGCAGCGGGGGTACGACCTGGCCGCCTGCGCCGCTTACTCCGACTCGGTGACGGACCTACCGATGCTCGAGGCGGTCGGCCACCCGGTGGCCGTCAACCCCGATCGGGCGCTGCGCCGCACCGCGGTGGCGCGCGGCTGGCCGGTGCACCACTTCGCACGTCCTGTGCCCTTGCGCACGTGGTGGACCCGGCCCCTGCGGGTCGGTGCGGGGAGCGCCGTTGTCGTCGGGCTCGTCGCCGCCGGGGCGACGGTCCTGCGGCGGGCGCACCGGGCCCACTGA
- a CDS encoding Lrp/AsnC family transcriptional regulator encodes MDDLDREILAVLQEEGRISLTDLASRVGLTLSPTHRRVRDLERGGAILGYRAVIDPVPLGLGFEALVFVTMRQEDRETLMAFEAAVRNVPNVLQAQRLFGDPDYLLRVRTADLDAYAQLEDDVLSTLPGVQRLNSTLVMKNLVTDRPYPTRPR; translated from the coding sequence ATGGATGATCTTGACCGGGAGATTCTTGCGGTGCTGCAGGAGGAGGGGCGAATCAGCCTCACCGATCTGGCGTCCCGGGTGGGACTCACGCTGTCTCCGACCCATCGTCGGGTGCGTGACCTGGAACGCGGGGGTGCGATCCTCGGCTACCGCGCGGTCATCGACCCGGTTCCCCTCGGGCTTGGCTTCGAGGCGTTGGTCTTCGTCACGATGCGCCAGGAGGACCGGGAGACGCTCATGGCCTTCGAGGCTGCGGTCCGGAACGTGCCGAACGTGCTGCAGGCCCAGCGCCTCTTCGGTGACCCCGACTATCTGCTGCGAGTACGGACCGCGGACCTCGATGCGTACGCCCAGCTGGAGGACGACGTGCTGTCCACACTTCCCGGGGTGCAGCGCCTCAACTCCACCCTCGTCATGAAGAACCTCGTCACCGACCGTCCGTACCCGACCCGGCCACGATGA
- a CDS encoding MBL fold metallo-hydrolase: protein MRITHLGHACVLLETGTARLLLDPGTYAEGFESLRDLDAILLTHQHPDHADPARLPGLVGANPGARVLCDPDTAPLLADHGIDAHVVTPGEHLTVAGATIDVIGGTHAVIYADRPGCTNAGYMIDDGAFVHPGDSFADPGRPVDVLAVPTSGPWLKAAESVDYVRSVRPRVAVPIHERAMATTRLVYAVLADFMPEGTTFRPLEPGAPTEV from the coding sequence ATGCGGATCACCCACCTCGGCCACGCGTGCGTGCTGCTGGAGACCGGCACAGCACGTCTGCTGCTCGATCCCGGCACCTACGCGGAGGGTTTCGAGTCGCTGCGCGACCTCGACGCCATCCTCCTCACCCACCAGCACCCCGACCACGCCGACCCGGCGCGGCTGCCCGGCCTCGTCGGCGCGAACCCGGGGGCGCGTGTGCTGTGCGACCCGGACACCGCGCCGCTGCTCGCGGATCACGGCATCGACGCGCACGTCGTCACGCCCGGTGAGCACCTCACGGTCGCGGGCGCGACGATCGACGTCATCGGCGGCACCCACGCCGTCATCTACGCCGACCGGCCCGGCTGCACCAACGCCGGCTACATGATCGACGACGGCGCGTTCGTCCATCCCGGCGACTCCTTCGCTGACCCGGGCCGGCCCGTCGACGTGCTGGCGGTACCCACCAGCGGGCCGTGGCTGAAGGCGGCGGAGTCGGTGGACTACGTGCGGTCGGTGCGCCCACGGGTGGCGGTGCCGATCCACGAGCGGGCGATGGCAACCACCCGGCTGGTGTACGCGGTGCTCGCAGACTTCATGCCGGAGGGCACCACGTTCCGCCCGCTGGAGCCGGGCGCGCCGACGGAGGTGTGA
- a CDS encoding TadA family conjugal transfer-associated ATPase, whose translation MSAPDLSQVRSALARGASVPEALGNGLGTTSLLRLDAAVRVELRGAGPLIQPLLDDPAVTDVLVNGADGVWVDRGRGLERVRASGALADAAAVRALATRLAAACGQRLDDASPVVDGSLPDGTRLHAVLPPLSAGGTLISLRTHRTRTFTLAELVACGTVPAAAEAVLRGLVAARANVLVSGATGSGKTTLLASLLSLVRADERIVCIEESAELRPAHPHVVHLQVRRANVQRVGEVPLSDLVRAAMRMRPDRLVLGECRGAEVRDVLGALNTGHDGGWATVHANATADVPARLVALGALAGMDTATVAAQAVSAVDAVLHLRRTGGVRRLVEIGVLSRAGGELVCTPALTVDGVGAVHTGPGWERLARRLGTKDQPDGGAGLKPDGASRSPGRHTAGSP comes from the coding sequence GTGAGCGCCCCCGACCTCTCCCAGGTGCGCTCCGCGCTGGCACGGGGCGCCTCGGTGCCCGAGGCGCTCGGCAACGGCCTGGGCACCACCAGCCTGCTGCGGCTGGACGCCGCGGTGCGGGTCGAGCTGCGCGGCGCCGGACCGCTCATCCAGCCGCTGCTCGACGACCCCGCGGTCACCGACGTGCTGGTCAACGGTGCCGACGGGGTGTGGGTGGACCGCGGGCGTGGCCTCGAGCGCGTCCGCGCGAGCGGTGCCCTCGCCGACGCCGCCGCCGTCCGGGCCCTGGCCACCCGGCTCGCCGCGGCGTGCGGGCAGCGCCTGGACGATGCCAGCCCGGTGGTGGACGGGTCGCTTCCGGACGGCACGCGCCTGCACGCCGTGCTCCCGCCGCTGTCGGCGGGCGGCACCCTCATCTCGCTGCGCACCCACCGCACCCGCACCTTCACCCTCGCCGAGCTGGTGGCCTGCGGCACCGTGCCCGCCGCCGCCGAAGCGGTGCTGCGCGGGCTCGTGGCCGCCCGGGCGAACGTGCTCGTCTCCGGAGCGACCGGGTCGGGCAAGACGACCCTTCTGGCCTCGCTGCTGTCCCTGGTGCGGGCCGACGAGCGGATCGTGTGCATCGAGGAGTCCGCCGAGCTGCGCCCGGCGCACCCCCACGTGGTGCATCTGCAGGTCCGCCGGGCCAACGTCCAGCGCGTGGGGGAGGTCCCGCTCAGCGACCTCGTGCGCGCCGCCATGCGCATGCGGCCCGACCGGCTCGTGCTCGGGGAGTGCCGCGGCGCGGAGGTGCGCGACGTGCTCGGTGCCCTGAACACCGGGCACGACGGCGGCTGGGCCACCGTGCACGCCAACGCCACGGCCGACGTCCCGGCGCGGCTGGTGGCGCTGGGGGCGCTGGCGGGGATGGACACCGCCACCGTGGCCGCCCAGGCCGTCAGCGCCGTGGACGCCGTGCTCCACCTGCGCCGCACCGGCGGCGTGCGGCGCCTGGTCGAGATCGGGGTGCTGAGCCGGGCCGGCGGGGAGCTGGTGTGCACGCCAGCACTCACAGTCGACGGTGTTGGGGCTGTGCACACGGGCCCCGGCTGGGAGCGACTGGCTCGCCGGCTCGGCACGAAGGATCAGCCGGACGGCGGCGCGGGCCTCAAGCCGGACGGCGCGTCCCGGTCCCCCGGCCGCCACACAGCAGGATCGCCATGA